The genome window GCGTGCGAGTGGTTCTAAGAGAGCGCCCAGAGTGGAGGCGTCAACGATTGTTTGAGCTACTGGTTTAATGATGGAGTCTAGCTCCCTCATCATCGCTATGTAATCTTCTGCAGCCTTGCGTCTGGGGCAGTCTGATCTTATATCGTCGGGACAATAGTAGTCTATGGTTAATCCGAGTTGCCTGGCGTAGAGGAACTCGTGGACGCGAAGCGATGCAATGCATTGGAGCTCAACTGGAAGAGAACCTTCATGCCGCTCACTGTAAAACCGTGTCCTCGCAAGTGGGCACGTTATCGTTATCCTTGTAGCCCCTATCTGGGCAAGCGCTCGGAACAGCCTCTTGACGGCCTCCGGGGCATAAACAGGGGTGAATAACTGGCCTGTGGGGCAAGCTGAGGTGCACAGACCGCACTCCAGGCATGACCGCTCTGAGACCTTAGGAGGCTTGCCACTGATCGCGTCGAAGGGGCAGGAGGAGAGGCAGAGTCGACAGTCACGAAGCGAGGAGCACTCCTGCAGCTTTACGTCGGGTAGAGCCGTGTATACAAAGAATACTCCCAGCCCTGATTTGAGCAGGTCACGCCTCGATACGGTTTTCCCCGTGTCTGAGACGACGACTGGTATGAATTCTGATAGAGCATCGAAATAGGCCTTATAGGCTTCGATTACGTCTTCGAGGCTTAGACCATTTGCATAAAGGTCTCTTTCAGAGTTTATGAATACTATCCTGTGCCAACGTGAGCCAGCCCTGCGCACAGCCTGTATTATTGTGTGCCAGGAAGAAGGATACCCTTTCCCGACAACTATAACGCCGTCAAAGGTGTCCGCTAGCCTCGACAGGTCTTCAGGGGACGGAGGTTCCCCGACGCTGAGAACCTTTACCTCAACCATTTCTCAAACCGTATTTTTTAAAGGAAGCCATCTATAAAGGATTTATGCCGTAACCACGGACCTTTTCCCGTAGATTTTTCTAGACGCCTATTAGGTGTGTATAACGGAAGAAGCTGTCAGCGGCGAGCGTTACTATCGCGTCATCACAACCGTCGAGAACTTTAAGTATCGCAGCTATGTTGGCACCGGTTGAGAGACCAGCTAGAATTCCCTCTTCACGAACCAGTTTCAGCATATTCTCTAGGGCTTCGCTGAAGCCGACCTCTACAACCTCATCCACCAGCCCTCTATATCTCATGAAGATTTCAGGAACCCCTGAGACCGCGAGGCCCTCTATCTCTTCACCTCTACCGGGATGACCCAATACTGGAGACCCGCGAGGTACAACAGCGATTGCCTTAAGGCCTCTCCTGCACTTTGTTTTAAGGTACTTTGAGATACCTGCCATGCTTCCACCGGTTCCAACACCCATAACGAAGCAGCCTATTCTGTCGCCTAGCTCGCGATATATCTCAGGGCCCGTGGTTTCGAAGTGCGCTGTAACGTTTGCCTCATTAGCGTACTGTGCGAGGAAAACTCCGCCCCTCTCGCGGGCAATCCTCTCGGCAACATTGAACATATGGTCGGGGTGGCTGCGTGGAACCTTAGGTGCGAAGTGGACTTCCGCGCCTAGGGCCTTTATCATGGACACCTTTGAAGGCGATGTGTCCTCCTCTACGACTATTATCGCCTTGTAGCCTAAGAGCCTAGAGGCCCACGCTACGCTGATCGCGGTGTTTCCGCTCGAGGCCTCTACGATTGTTCCTCCAGGCTTTAGAAAGCCTCGTTCCACGGCATCCTTTATCATGTATACGGCTATCCTGTCCTTATGGCTCCCGGTTGGATTCATGTATTCAAGTTTAACGTAAACCTGGCGCTCACGCAAAACCGGTATGTTTCTCAGCCTCACCATTGGAGTATTTCCTATCAAGTCGAGGATTTCTCTCACACTCGAATATCTCCAGGTGAATATAAAACATTTGGGGTGAACTTTTCCCGTCTCGAGCCTGCCCCTTAGAAGTAAAGCTTTTTATAAGGAAAATATATTCAGGAAAACGTTGGATCGGATGACGACGCCTTCAGCGGGCTGAACATCGTGATGAGGTCTCGGGGTTGTCTCATCGGCCTATCGTTTTAAGATACACTTCTATCCTGCAGGCTTGGTCTCCTCTAGATATGCAGGCGGTTTCCCGGGCCTCGACTCTGCTTTTGTCGACTTGCCATACTGTCCCAGCGATGCCGGCCACTATGCCCCTGAGTATAGAGGACTCGTAGCCCGGCACGCCCGACGCGGATTTACACTCGAGGCTGTCATGGACGACGATAATGGCCTTAGAGTCCGTGAATTCCTCCCAGTATACACGCCCGTATCCAAGGTGTCGTAAAACCTCGGATGCTAAGATCAAGAGGTCTTTGCCCTCGAGTCCCAGAGCCCTCAGCCTAGAGGCGATCTCTTGTCCATAGGAGAAAGCCGAATGGTATAAGGCTAAGCCAAGGGAGCGGCCAAGGAGTCTCCACCCCTCTCTGAGAAAGCCTTCGAGGAACCCTTTCTCTAGAACTAGTACTCTGCCTGTGTGGGGTAGTGCCGGGAATCCCCAGCTCTCGACCGCAAGGCCAATCCACTTGCTGCTGGAGAAACTGGTTGCTTTTACTGCCTCGTT of Thermofilum uzonense contains these proteins:
- a CDS encoding PLP-dependent cysteine synthase family protein, yielding MREILDLIGNTPMVRLRNIPVLRERQVYVKLEYMNPTGSHKDRIAVYMIKDAVERGFLKPGGTIVEASSGNTAISVAWASRLLGYKAIIVVEEDTSPSKVSMIKALGAEVHFAPKVPRSHPDHMFNVAERIARERGGVFLAQYANEANVTAHFETTGPEIYRELGDRIGCFVMGVGTGGSMAGISKYLKTKCRRGLKAIAVVPRGSPVLGHPGRGEEIEGLAVSGVPEIFMRYRGLVDEVVEVGFSEALENMLKLVREEGILAGLSTGANIAAILKVLDGCDDAIVTLAADSFFRYTHLIGV
- a CDS encoding 4Fe-4S binding protein → MVEVKVLSVGEPPSPEDLSRLADTFDGVIVVGKGYPSSWHTIIQAVRRAGSRWHRIVFINSERDLYANGLSLEDVIEAYKAYFDALSEFIPVVVSDTGKTVSRRDLLKSGLGVFFVYTALPDVKLQECSSLRDCRLCLSSCPFDAISGKPPKVSERSCLECGLCTSACPTGQLFTPVYAPEAVKRLFRALAQIGATRITITCPLARTRFYSERHEGSLPVELQCIASLRVHEFLYARQLGLTIDYYCPDDIRSDCPRRKAAEDYIAMMRELDSIIKPVAQTIVDASTLGALLEPLAREEDTWADLERLPLFRVDVDKDKCTLCGACANSCPTHALILTRGDQYSLSFNHSSCIGCNTCVRVCPEAALRLARATNPRLLTSKESFIAAQSPIARCRSCGKELGPERMIKRLEEKLARSGAPRSVLESIWLCPECKAKASEEEFKRLLGALS